AGTCTTCTCACCCGCCTTGTGCTCATTCAAGATCACCGCCAGTTGCACTCCAAAAACCAACGCCAGTCCAATCCCGCCCACCACCGCTGCCACATTCGGCTTGCGACCTTCTTCAGCCTTGATGTCCAGCAACATGATGATGAACAAAAACAGCACCATCACCGCCCCGGCATAAACCAGGATCTGAATGATCCCAATGAAGTAGGCGTCCAGACTGATGAACAACGCCGCCAATCCCACAAAGCTCATCACCAGCGACAGCGCACTCGCCACCGGGTTCCTGCAAATCACCACCATCGCCCCAAAGCCGAGCGTGACGATTGCAAAAAGATAAAACAGGGCAGCAGGCATAGGTTAAAAGTCGGAAGTCGGAAGTCGGAAGTCGGAAGTGCCAGAAAGCCAGATGACGTCATCATGCCGTCCAGTGATCAACACCAAACAACTTCCGACTTCCGCTTTCCGACTTCCGACTTTCATCTATTTCAGTTCGTTCCACTTGTTGACCAATCCGGTGCGCACGCCGCCGATTTGGTAAAGTTTCGTTTTGTCGTGCACCATCTCCGCACGGGTCTCACCGGTAATCGCATAATCCTTGCGCAGGAAAATGGCCTGCTCTGGACAAACTTCTTCACACATGCCGCAGTAAATGCAGCGGATCATATCAATCGTAAACTGACGCGGCCTCTTCTCCACCTTCGCCCATGGATCATTGGAGGGAATCTCCTCTGGCACGATGGTGATTGCCCGTGGCGGACAAATGAACTCGCACAACTGACATGACACACAGCGCTCCCGGCCATGCTCGTCCGTCACCAATGCAGGAGCCCCGCGATAATGTTCTGGAAGCTGGGAATCCCACTTCTCCTCCGGGTATTGCATTGTCACTTCCGTCCTGCCGCCCACGATGGAGCGAAAGGTGCGCACCGCGTGACCAAAAGTAATCGCCATGCCTCTGGCGAACGTGGAGATAAACCAGCGTTCATGCCATTTCAGCTTGGGGCGTTGAACAACAACAGTAGCCATGACAACAAGTTAGATTTTGAAAAACAACATCAGCACCGCCGTGAGAATCACATTGGCCAGCGCCAGTTCGAAAAACACCAACCAGCCCAGTTTCATCAACTGGTCATATCGGAAACGCGGCAAGGTCCAGCGCACCCAGATGAAAACAATGATGCAAACCACCACCTTGGTCAGGAAGCTCGCAATGTGCAGCAGGCCCAGCCAGAACGGCGTCACCCCGGCCTCATGACTCAATCCCAAATAAGGTGCAAAAGGAATGCTCCAACCGCCGAAAAACAAGGTCACTGCCAATCCCGAACCAA
The genomic region above belongs to Phragmitibacter flavus and contains:
- a CDS encoding NADH-quinone oxidoreductase subunit J family protein; this translates as MPAALFYLFAIVTLGFGAMVVICRNPVASALSLVMSFVGLAALFISLDAYFIGIIQILVYAGAVMVLFLFIIMLLDIKAEEGRKPNVAAVVGGIGLALVFGVQLAVILNEHKAGEKTLADVPIDYVVAAEKAKIETIKTDLQERTLPDAKLVGEELFHRYYFQIQLVGVLLLVSTVGVVIMSKKEVS
- a CDS encoding NuoI/complex I 23 kDa subunit family protein is translated as MATVVVQRPKLKWHERWFISTFARGMAITFGHAVRTFRSIVGGRTEVTMQYPEEKWDSQLPEHYRGAPALVTDEHGRERCVSCQLCEFICPPRAITIVPEEIPSNDPWAKVEKRPRQFTIDMIRCIYCGMCEEVCPEQAIFLRKDYAITGETRAEMVHDKTKLYQIGGVRTGLVNKWNELK